From a single Carassius carassius chromosome 8, fCarCar2.1, whole genome shotgun sequence genomic region:
- the LOC132145540 gene encoding low density lipoprotein receptor adapter protein 1-B-like isoform X2, producing the protein MDVLKSATRAFIRSPSLTKQSRSSGKHQKLPENWTDTRETLLEGMTFNLRHLGMTLVDQPKGEELSAAAVKRIVATAKASGKKLPKVALKVSPQGIVLYESVSNQLIENISIFRISYCTADKMHDKVFAFIAQNQQNETLECHAFLCAKRKVAQAVTLTVAQAFRVAFEFWEVAKEEREIRVKWDSAGETSNSSQSERSVSLNSLKVGVATENLLDIDDYSSAVENVDNPTEPNNNCTTLWEMDDGLEEAFSRLAESRTNPQVLDIGVTPQDWNSTDWDKTNGNASKAEELSL; encoded by the exons ATGGATGTGCTCAAATCTGCCACAAGGGCTTTTATTCGCAGTCCCAGCCTGACCAAACAATCCAGGAGCTCAGGCAAACACCAAA AGCTCCCTGAGAACTGGACTGACACGAGAGAGACTCTTCTGGAGGGAATGACCTTTAACCTTCGGCATCTGGGCATGACTCTTGTGGACCAACCCAAAGGCGAGGAGCTCTCAGCCGCTGCTGTCAAGAGGATTGTTGCCACT GCCAAAGCCAGTGGGAAGAAACTTCCTAAAGTGGCTCTGAAAGTGTCTCCTCAGGGAATCGTCCTGTATGAAAGTGTGTCCAACCAGCTGATTGAGAACATTTCCATATTCAG GATATCATACTGCACCGCTGACAAGATGCATGACAAAGTGTTTGCTTTCATCGCCCAGAACCAGCAGAATGAGACGCTGGAGTGCCACGCATTCCTCTGTGCCAAGCGGAAAGTG GCTCAGGCGGTCACACTCACGGTGGCTCAAGCCTTCAGAGTGGCCTTCGAGTTCTGGGAGGTTGCCAAAGAAG AGAGAGAGATCCGTGTGAAATGGGATTCAGCTGGAGAGACGTCCAACAGTTCACAGTCAGAGAGATCTGTCAGCCTGAACAGCCTTAAAGTAGGAG TAGCTACAGAGAACCTGTTGGACATTGATGATTACTCATCTGCTGTGGAAAATGTTGACAATCCTACTGAACCCAACAATAACTGCACCACCCTATGG GAGATGGATGATGGTCTGGAAGAGGCTTTTTCAAG ACTCGCTGAGTCTCGTACTAACCCCCAGGTCCTGGACATTGGGGTGACGCCTCAGGACTGGAACTCTACCGACTGGGACAAGACCAATGGAAATGCATCAAAGGCCGAAGAGCTCAGTCTCTGA
- the LOC132145540 gene encoding low density lipoprotein receptor adapter protein 1-B-like isoform X1 encodes MDVLKSATRAFIRSPSLTKQSRSSGKHQKLPENWTDTRETLLEGMTFNLRHLGMTLVDQPKGEELSAAAVKRIVATAKASGKKLPKVALKVSPQGIVLYESVSNQLIENISIFRISYCTADKMHDKVFAFIAQNQQNETLECHAFLCAKRKVAQAVTLTVAQAFRVAFEFWEVAKEEREIRVKWDSAGETSNSSQSERSVSLNSLKVGAVATENLLDIDDYSSAVENVDNPTEPNNNCTTLWEMDDGLEEAFSRLAESRTNPQVLDIGVTPQDWNSTDWDKTNGNASKAEELSL; translated from the exons ATGGATGTGCTCAAATCTGCCACAAGGGCTTTTATTCGCAGTCCCAGCCTGACCAAACAATCCAGGAGCTCAGGCAAACACCAAA AGCTCCCTGAGAACTGGACTGACACGAGAGAGACTCTTCTGGAGGGAATGACCTTTAACCTTCGGCATCTGGGCATGACTCTTGTGGACCAACCCAAAGGCGAGGAGCTCTCAGCCGCTGCTGTCAAGAGGATTGTTGCCACT GCCAAAGCCAGTGGGAAGAAACTTCCTAAAGTGGCTCTGAAAGTGTCTCCTCAGGGAATCGTCCTGTATGAAAGTGTGTCCAACCAGCTGATTGAGAACATTTCCATATTCAG GATATCATACTGCACCGCTGACAAGATGCATGACAAAGTGTTTGCTTTCATCGCCCAGAACCAGCAGAATGAGACGCTGGAGTGCCACGCATTCCTCTGTGCCAAGCGGAAAGTG GCTCAGGCGGTCACACTCACGGTGGCTCAAGCCTTCAGAGTGGCCTTCGAGTTCTGGGAGGTTGCCAAAGAAG AGAGAGAGATCCGTGTGAAATGGGATTCAGCTGGAGAGACGTCCAACAGTTCACAGTCAGAGAGATCTGTCAGCCTGAACAGCCTTAAAGTAGGAG CAGTAGCTACAGAGAACCTGTTGGACATTGATGATTACTCATCTGCTGTGGAAAATGTTGACAATCCTACTGAACCCAACAATAACTGCACCACCCTATGG GAGATGGATGATGGTCTGGAAGAGGCTTTTTCAAG ACTCGCTGAGTCTCGTACTAACCCCCAGGTCCTGGACATTGGGGTGACGCCTCAGGACTGGAACTCTACCGACTGGGACAAGACCAATGGAAATGCATCAAAGGCCGAAGAGCTCAGTCTCTGA
- the LOC132145540 gene encoding low density lipoprotein receptor adapter protein 1-A-like isoform X3, which yields MDVLKSATRAFIRSPSLTKQSRSSGKHQKLPENWTDTRETLLEGMTFNLRHLGMTLVDQPKGEELSAAAVKRIVATAKASGKKLPKVALKVSPQGIVLYESVSNQLIENISIFRISYCTADKMHDKVFAFIAQNQQNETLECHAFLCAKRKVAQAVTLTVAQAFRVAFEFWEVAKEEREIRVKWDSAGETSNSSQSERSVSLNSLKVGAVATENLLDIDDYSSAVENVDNPTEPNNNCTTLWEMDDGLEEAFSSCSLDSYYSPGNKHRSSPVPIQPEFNIHPLHTQI from the exons ATGGATGTGCTCAAATCTGCCACAAGGGCTTTTATTCGCAGTCCCAGCCTGACCAAACAATCCAGGAGCTCAGGCAAACACCAAA AGCTCCCTGAGAACTGGACTGACACGAGAGAGACTCTTCTGGAGGGAATGACCTTTAACCTTCGGCATCTGGGCATGACTCTTGTGGACCAACCCAAAGGCGAGGAGCTCTCAGCCGCTGCTGTCAAGAGGATTGTTGCCACT GCCAAAGCCAGTGGGAAGAAACTTCCTAAAGTGGCTCTGAAAGTGTCTCCTCAGGGAATCGTCCTGTATGAAAGTGTGTCCAACCAGCTGATTGAGAACATTTCCATATTCAG GATATCATACTGCACCGCTGACAAGATGCATGACAAAGTGTTTGCTTTCATCGCCCAGAACCAGCAGAATGAGACGCTGGAGTGCCACGCATTCCTCTGTGCCAAGCGGAAAGTG GCTCAGGCGGTCACACTCACGGTGGCTCAAGCCTTCAGAGTGGCCTTCGAGTTCTGGGAGGTTGCCAAAGAAG AGAGAGAGATCCGTGTGAAATGGGATTCAGCTGGAGAGACGTCCAACAGTTCACAGTCAGAGAGATCTGTCAGCCTGAACAGCCTTAAAGTAGGAG CAGTAGCTACAGAGAACCTGTTGGACATTGATGATTACTCATCTGCTGTGGAAAATGTTGACAATCCTACTGAACCCAACAATAACTGCACCACCCTATGG GAGATGGATGATGGTCTGGAAGAGGCTTTTTCAAG CTGCAGTTTGGATAGCTATTACTCTCCAGGTAACAAGCACAGGTCCAGTCCTGTACCAATCCAACCTGAGTTTAACATCCACCCGCTCCATACCCAAATCTGA